One window of the Balaenoptera ricei isolate mBalRic1 chromosome X, mBalRic1.hap2, whole genome shotgun sequence genome contains the following:
- the TGIF2LX gene encoding LOW QUALITY PROTEIN: homeobox protein TGIF2LX (The sequence of the model RefSeq protein was modified relative to this genomic sequence to represent the inferred CDS: inserted 4 bases in 3 codons; deleted 1 base in 1 codon; substituted 3 bases at 3 genomic stop codons), with protein MEATEESPVETQIPAQGTSIESNSSIVTDKVLLSLEGKRKRKGYLPTESVKTLRDWLYEHRFKAYPTALGKXMLSEETXLSFLQISNWFINXRRRILPEMLHQDGSDPNQITMFHXKGKAANVTHSQQSTHPSIEAKSGPRDLDKIQCLPLNPAWMGQESGXKLSDXRVRPGQKLTPKVPPKEKVEFFTNVPLLISSPEPVSTEEYKDFSSLQLLADAAVQKSAELEVQKKQEPNL; from the exons ATGGAGGCCACAGAAGAAAGCCCAGTGGAGACCCAAATCCCAGCTCAGGGCACCTCAATCGAGTCGAATAGTTCCATTGTTACAGATAAAGTTCTTCTCTCACTAGAGGGCAAGAGAAAGCGGAAAGGATACTTGCCAACTGAGTCGGTGAAGACCCTCCGTGACTGGCTGTATGAGCACCGGTTTAAGGCCTACCCTACAGCATTAGGGAAGTGAATGCTGTCAGAGGAGA ATTTGTCTTTTCTGCAGATCTCTAACTGGTTCATCA CCCGCAGACGCATTCTTCCAGAAATGCTTCATCAAGATGGAAGTGACCCCAACCAGATCACCATGTTCCACTAAAAAGGCAAGGCTGCCAACGTGACTCAC AGCCAGCAGAGCACCCATCCATCTATCGAAGCCAAGTCAGGGCCCAGAGATCTAGACAAGATACAATGCCTGCCCCTAAACCCCGCGTGGATGGGCCAGGAATCAGGGTAGAAGCTGTCGGA TAGAGTCCGTCCAGGCCAGAAGCTCACTCCTAAAGTCCCGCCAAAGGAAAAGGTCGAGTTTTTCACCAATGTGCCCTTGCTTATATCTTCTCCTGAACCTGTGTCGACAGAGGAGTACAAGGACTTCAGCAGCTTGCAGCTGCTCGCGGATGCAGCTGTACAAAAGTCTGCTGAACTGGAGGTACAGAAAAAGCAAGAGCCCAACCTATGA